From Candidatus Sphingomonas colombiensis, one genomic window encodes:
- a CDS encoding glycerol-3-phosphate dehydrogenase, whose amino-acid sequence MNDETTDAMVDLLVVGGGINGAGIARDAVGRGLSVLLVEQDDLANYTSSASTKLIHGGLRYLEYGEFRLVREALIERERLWGMAPHIIWPTRFVLPQTHSPRPAWMVRLGLFLYDHLGGRKKLPGTETIRLDRSAYGAGLADPHGTAFVYSDCRVDDSRLVVLNARDAADRGADIRTRTRLISARREGGVWSATIADAGGESTIRARVLVNAAGPWVSDVLARVPGARVERGVRLIKGSHIVVPRLYEGDHAFMLQNADRRIVFTLPYQDGFTLIGTTDDPWDGAPGRAEISEGETRYLLDTVNNYFARSIDEADIVWSYAGIRPLYDDKAGNASAVTRDYVLDLDAGVGRAPLLSVFGGKITTYRKLAEHAMQHLAVHLPGAGAAWTAGATLPGGDMPAADFEAFLAQVERARPGQPPALLRRLAHAYGTRIDAVLGDAATPADLGEDFGGGLTAREVDYLRAQEWARTAEDVLYRRSKLGLHVPRGAAERLTGYLAAVEMA is encoded by the coding sequence ATGAACGACGAGACGACAGACGCAATGGTCGATCTGCTGGTGGTTGGCGGTGGGATCAACGGCGCGGGGATCGCGCGCGATGCGGTTGGCCGGGGTCTGTCAGTCCTGCTGGTCGAGCAGGACGATCTCGCCAATTACACCTCGTCGGCGTCGACCAAGCTAATCCACGGCGGCTTGCGCTATCTCGAATATGGCGAGTTCCGGCTGGTGCGCGAGGCGCTGATCGAACGTGAGCGGCTGTGGGGGATGGCGCCGCACATCATCTGGCCGACGCGCTTCGTGCTACCGCAGACGCATTCGCCGCGCCCGGCGTGGATGGTCCGCCTTGGGCTGTTTCTCTACGACCATCTCGGTGGCCGCAAGAAATTGCCCGGGACGGAGACGATCCGGCTCGATCGAAGCGCCTATGGTGCGGGTTTGGCCGATCCGCACGGTACTGCGTTCGTCTATTCCGATTGCCGGGTGGATGACAGCCGCCTCGTCGTGCTCAATGCGCGTGATGCGGCCGATCGTGGCGCGGATATCCGCACGCGCACCCGGCTGATCTCGGCGCGGCGGGAGGGGGGCGTCTGGTCGGCGACGATTGCCGATGCCGGTGGTGAAAGCACGATCCGTGCGCGCGTGCTCGTCAACGCCGCCGGCCCATGGGTCTCCGACGTGCTCGCGCGCGTGCCGGGCGCGCGGGTCGAACGTGGCGTGCGGTTGATCAAGGGCAGTCATATCGTAGTGCCGCGGCTCTATGAGGGCGATCACGCCTTCATGCTGCAGAACGCGGATCGCCGCATCGTCTTCACCTTGCCCTATCAGGACGGCTTCACGCTGATCGGCACGACCGACGATCCATGGGATGGTGCGCCCGGTCGCGCGGAGATCAGCGAGGGCGAGACGCGCTATCTGCTCGACACGGTCAATAATTATTTCGCGCGGTCGATAGACGAGGCGGATATCGTGTGGAGCTATGCCGGCATTCGCCCGCTCTATGACGACAAGGCTGGCAACGCCTCCGCCGTTACGCGCGACTATGTGCTCGATCTCGATGCGGGGGTGGGGCGGGCGCCGCTGCTCAGCGTGTTCGGCGGCAAGATCACCACGTACCGAAAGCTCGCGGAGCACGCGATGCAGCATCTCGCCGTGCATCTTCCCGGTGCCGGGGCGGCCTGGACGGCGGGGGCTACGCTACCCGGCGGCGACATGCCGGCCGCGGATTTCGAAGCCTTCCTCGCCCAAGTGGAGCGAGCGCGACCGGGGCAGCCGCCTGCGCTGCTCCGTCGCCTCGCGCATGCCTATGGTACACGGATCGATGCGGTGCTCGGGGATGCTGCCACGCCGGCTGATCTGGGCGAGGATTTTGGTGGTGGGCTCACCGCGCGCGAGGTCGATTACCTGCGCGCGCAGGAATGGGCGAGGACTGCGGAGGACGTACTTTATCGCCGCAGCAAGCTGGGGCTTCACGTTCCTCGTGGCGCCGCCGAGCGGCTCACTGGCTATCTCGCAGCGGTCGAAATGGCGTGA
- the glpK gene encoding glycerol kinase GlpK, with amino-acid sequence MGKTHILAIDQGTTSTRSVVFDHRARRVATTQIEFQQHYPAPGWVEHDPEDIWRDTLATARQAIAKSGIGADGIAAIGITNQRETTLVWERATGKPIHRAIVWQDRRTAEHCQQLKAAGAEPEVRARTGLLIDPYFSATKIAWILDNVTGARARAERGELAFGTIDSFLLWRLTGGRVHATDVTNASRTSLWNIRDNCWDEEMCRLFGVPRALLPEVHDNAHIYGTTAPELFDAAIPVAGIAGDQQAALFGQTCFAPGSTKVTYGTGCFMLLNTGERAILSDHRLLTTPAYRIDGRTSYALEGSIFVAGAAIKWLRDGIGVITHASDTDGMATQLPDNGGVYMVPAFVGLGAPHWDPAARGAIFGLTLGSTQAHLARAALEAVAYQTLDLVTAMVEDGSARPATLRVDGGMAANDWLCQFLADLLEAPVERPEDLETTARGAAFHAGLAVGLWSGLDELASLWSREACFEPAMSAETRAPLVAGWNDALSRTLRRG; translated from the coding sequence GTGGGGAAGACGCATATCCTGGCAATCGACCAGGGCACGACCTCCACCCGCAGCGTCGTTTTCGATCACCGCGCGCGCCGCGTCGCCACTACACAGATCGAGTTTCAGCAACATTATCCCGCCCCCGGCTGGGTCGAGCACGATCCCGAGGATATCTGGCGCGACACGCTCGCCACCGCACGTCAGGCGATTGCGAAAAGCGGCATCGGCGCGGACGGGATCGCCGCGATCGGCATTACCAACCAGCGCGAGACGACATTGGTGTGGGAGCGTGCGACCGGCAAACCAATCCACCGCGCTATCGTATGGCAAGATCGGCGCACGGCGGAACATTGCCAGCAACTCAAAGCTGCTGGCGCGGAGCCGGAAGTGCGTGCACGCACCGGGCTGCTGATCGATCCCTATTTCTCAGCGACCAAGATCGCGTGGATTCTCGATAATGTAACCGGTGCGCGAGCGCGCGCCGAGCGCGGCGAACTCGCCTTCGGGACGATCGACAGCTTCCTGTTGTGGCGGCTGACCGGAGGGAGGGTCCACGCGACGGATGTCACCAATGCCTCGCGCACCTCGTTGTGGAATATCCGCGACAATTGCTGGGACGAGGAAATGTGCAGGTTGTTCGGTGTGCCGCGCGCCCTGCTGCCCGAGGTGCACGACAACGCCCACATTTATGGCACCACCGCGCCGGAGCTGTTCGATGCTGCGATCCCGGTAGCGGGGATTGCGGGGGATCAGCAGGCGGCGTTGTTCGGACAAACGTGTTTCGCCCCGGGCAGCACCAAAGTGACCTATGGCACCGGCTGCTTCATGCTTCTCAATACCGGTGAGCGGGCGATCCTGTCGGACCACCGGCTGCTGACGACGCCAGCCTATCGCATCGACGGGCGCACCTCTTATGCGCTGGAGGGATCGATCTTCGTCGCGGGCGCGGCGATCAAATGGCTACGTGACGGGATCGGTGTGATCACCCATGCAAGCGATACCGATGGCATGGCGACGCAACTACCTGACAATGGCGGCGTCTATATGGTCCCGGCCTTCGTCGGGCTGGGCGCGCCGCATTGGGATCCGGCTGCGCGCGGCGCGATCTTTGGGCTGACGCTCGGATCGACGCAGGCGCATCTCGCCCGTGCCGCGCTGGAGGCAGTGGCCTATCAAACGCTCGATCTGGTCACTGCGATGGTGGAGGACGGCAGCGCGCGCCCGGCGACGTTGCGCGTCGATGGCGGCATGGCGGCGAACGACTGGCTGTGTCAATTCCTCGCCGATCTGCTCGAAGCTCCGGTCGAGCGCCCCGAGGATCTGGAAACCACCGCACGCGGCGCCGCCTTCCACGCGGGGCTCGCGGTGGGCTTGTGGTCGGGGCTCGACGAACTCGCGTCGCTCTGGTCACGCGAGGCATGTTTCGAGCCCGCAATGTCGGCGGAAACCCGCGCCCCGCTGGTGGCGGGCTGGAACGACGCACTCAGCCGCACCTTGCGCCGGGGCTGA
- a CDS encoding TonB-dependent receptor — MKTASVRACIMRGASAGALLLVANPAFAQLGAPEAAPRASSDHPGVNQPDAPEIVVTGSRIARPEFDTVQPTQVIGASQIENRGYTNVGQALNEIPAFGPAGNNSAGTQSPFGPGQTFVDFFGLGSQRTLVLVDGRRFVSSNTATIFGPVNPGTQVDLNNIPTSLIDRIETVSIGGAPIYGSDAIAGTVNIILKRNFEGLELAGQSGIAQRGDAPNQQFSILAGKNFAGGRGNITISGEYDRGDGLTAGDRAVTARGDFFGTPPASLNSPYAQVVFPARRFTAFTAGGVPFAADDYLAARSGIRNAAGQLLQFGSSGTLVPLDLGTVMRQGFISSGGNGFDMAAQSNLLTSSERYLGNVQASYQITDNVRLFGEGWYARSKSVNLIDEPNYNSALFDAAGTINGNIVIRLDNPYLSATDRATIAANLPAGQQEFYLGRALSDLTTGRAEATVETYRFVAGFDGNVGLFGRDFQWETSAVYGRSQTDVRVNKLVQQNFLNALDAVTDGAGNIICRPGAVNASIPTISSTCAPLNVLGSGLASKAARDYIFATATPRSINEQIVFNANIKGPAFTLLGNDVNIVAGYEHREEKTRFDPGAYFYGDPQPDGSRAPFGRSIPVDPVAGKFHTNEVFGELVVPFVTAKNRLNWLHTLEFDGSARYVRNSLSGGDLTWSAGGRIGFVPDVTFRGNFTRSIRSPAITEAFNPSSQAYDAGQDPCDARFVGNGPNPAVRKANCAAAGINTATFSSNFSNLYIPVTVGGNPDLRNEKANSWTIGAIIQPRFAYSFSLAIDWINISLKDAIVNLDGASILNACYDSASYPNAFCKLFNRDANGQLTTIREGYYNAASYKTAGLQATASYRLPLERIGFENTGVLGVAVNYFYRDKLETRIGTDDIDHIAGEVGYPRNSGTANLSYDSKSLALLLQAQYVGESKFDMDAAPNSANITGVSDWWLFNATVGIKVNEQFGLKFIVDNVFDATPPYPAPLGGGTRTYFSGIMGRYFSVAARVKF; from the coding sequence ATGAAGACGGCATCGGTGCGTGCGTGCATCATGCGGGGAGCGAGCGCGGGCGCATTGCTGCTCGTCGCCAACCCGGCTTTCGCGCAACTCGGCGCGCCGGAGGCGGCCCCGCGCGCTTCATCCGATCACCCCGGCGTGAATCAGCCCGACGCCCCCGAGATCGTGGTGACGGGTTCGCGCATCGCGCGGCCGGAATTCGATACGGTCCAGCCGACACAGGTAATTGGCGCGTCGCAGATCGAAAATCGCGGCTACACCAATGTCGGCCAGGCGTTGAACGAAATCCCCGCTTTTGGCCCCGCGGGCAACAACAGCGCCGGTACGCAATCGCCGTTCGGCCCGGGGCAGACCTTCGTCGACTTCTTCGGCCTCGGTTCGCAACGTACATTGGTGCTGGTGGATGGCCGGCGCTTCGTATCGTCGAATACCGCCACCATCTTCGGCCCGGTCAATCCCGGCACGCAGGTCGATCTCAACAATATTCCGACGTCCCTCATCGACCGGATCGAAACGGTCTCGATCGGCGGCGCGCCAATCTATGGCTCGGATGCGATCGCGGGTACGGTCAACATCATCCTGAAGCGCAATTTCGAGGGGCTGGAACTGGCCGGCCAAAGCGGCATTGCCCAACGCGGCGATGCGCCCAACCAGCAGTTCAGCATCTTGGCGGGTAAGAATTTCGCAGGCGGCCGCGGCAATATCACCATCTCCGGCGAATATGATCGCGGCGATGGCCTGACCGCAGGCGATCGCGCCGTCACCGCGCGCGGCGATTTCTTCGGCACCCCGCCGGCATCGCTCAACTCGCCTTATGCGCAGGTGGTATTTCCCGCACGGCGCTTCACCGCATTCACCGCCGGCGGCGTACCCTTCGCCGCCGACGATTATCTCGCGGCGCGCTCCGGCATCCGTAACGCCGCTGGCCAGCTTCTCCAGTTCGGCTCGTCCGGAACGCTCGTGCCGCTCGATCTCGGCACCGTGATGCGTCAGGGTTTTATCAGCAGCGGTGGCAACGGCTTCGATATGGCCGCGCAATCGAACCTGTTGACCAGTTCCGAACGATATCTGGGCAATGTTCAGGCAAGCTATCAGATCACCGACAACGTCCGCTTATTCGGCGAGGGCTGGTATGCGCGCTCAAAGAGCGTGAATCTGATCGACGAGCCGAATTACAATTCCGCGCTGTTCGATGCTGCCGGGACGATCAACGGCAATATCGTCATCCGGCTCGACAATCCCTATCTCTCCGCCACTGATCGCGCCACGATCGCGGCCAATCTTCCCGCCGGGCAGCAGGAATTCTACCTTGGCCGCGCGCTGTCGGATCTGACGACGGGTCGGGCTGAGGCGACCGTCGAAACCTATCGCTTCGTCGCCGGATTCGACGGCAACGTCGGCCTGTTCGGTCGCGATTTCCAATGGGAGACTTCGGCCGTCTATGGCCGCTCGCAGACGGACGTGCGCGTCAACAAGCTGGTTCAGCAGAATTTCCTCAACGCGCTGGACGCGGTGACCGATGGCGCCGGCAACATCATCTGCCGCCCCGGCGCGGTGAATGCGTCGATCCCGACGATCAGCTCAACCTGCGCGCCGCTCAACGTGCTCGGCTCCGGTCTGGCGAGCAAGGCCGCGCGCGATTACATCTTCGCCACCGCGACGCCGCGTTCGATCAACGAACAGATCGTGTTCAACGCCAATATCAAGGGGCCGGCGTTCACCCTGCTCGGCAATGATGTGAATATCGTCGCCGGCTATGAGCATCGCGAGGAAAAGACACGGTTCGATCCGGGTGCCTATTTCTACGGCGATCCGCAACCGGATGGCTCGCGTGCGCCGTTCGGCCGCTCGATCCCGGTCGATCCGGTCGCCGGCAAGTTCCACACCAACGAGGTGTTCGGCGAACTCGTCGTGCCGTTCGTCACCGCGAAGAACCGCCTCAATTGGCTGCATACGCTCGAATTCGACGGGTCGGCCCGTTATGTCCGCAATTCGCTATCGGGCGGCGACCTTACGTGGAGCGCGGGTGGCCGGATCGGTTTCGTGCCTGATGTAACCTTCCGGGGCAATTTCACCCGTTCGATCCGCTCGCCCGCGATCACCGAAGCGTTCAATCCCAGCTCGCAGGCTTATGACGCCGGCCAGGATCCGTGCGACGCGCGTTTCGTCGGCAATGGTCCGAACCCGGCGGTGCGCAAGGCGAATTGCGCGGCAGCCGGCATCAACACCGCAACCTTCTCTTCCAATTTCAGCAACTTGTACATTCCGGTGACCGTCGGCGGCAATCCGGATCTGCGTAATGAGAAAGCGAATAGCTGGACTATCGGCGCGATCATCCAGCCGCGATTTGCATACAGTTTCTCCCTAGCCATCGACTGGATAAACATCAGCCTCAAGGATGCAATCGTCAATCTGGACGGCGCCTCGATCCTGAACGCATGCTATGATTCCGCAAGCTATCCCAACGCGTTCTGCAAATTGTTCAATCGCGATGCCAATGGCCAGCTCACCACGATCCGCGAGGGTTATTATAACGCGGCGAGCTACAAAACGGCCGGGTTGCAGGCAACCGCATCCTATCGCCTGCCGCTGGAGCGCATCGGCTTTGAGAATACGGGCGTGCTCGGCGTCGCAGTGAATTACTTTTATCGCGACAAGCTGGAAACGCGGATCGGCACCGACGACATTGATCACATCGCCGGCGAAGTGGGATATCCGCGCAATTCTGGCACCGCGAACCTCAGCTACGACAGCAAATCACTCGCTCTGCTGTTGCAGGCGCAATATGTCGGCGAGAGCAAATTCGACATGGATGCCGCGCCGAACTCCGCCAACATTACGGGGGTAAGCGACTGGTGGCTTTTCAATGCCACGGTCGGCATCAAAGTGAATGAGCAGTTTGGGCTGAAGTTCATCGTGGACAATGTGTTCGACGCAACCCCGCCTTACCCCGCCCCGCTCGGCGGCGGCACAAGGACGTATTTTTCAGGGATCATGGGGCGCTACTTCAGCGTCGCGGCGCGGGTGAAATTCTGA
- a CDS encoding TetR/AcrR family transcriptional regulator: MTQKVKPQRSSRKAEQRAETIEQILDAAEQLFAKNGLYGVTLKDVAQRVGVHHTLLNYYFSDKKALFDAVFARRAVVTSERRMKALDEYEAASGGKPTVEGALHAFLDTDLDLYISGGEGWKNYAQLTAQVANTPEWGANLMDEHFDPVVLRLIGLLRKALPDGGSQDIFWGYHFVTGALMLTLARTGRIDKLSGGLSHSDDFVAVKERMAKFMAAGFRAICE; this comes from the coding sequence GTGACGCAAAAGGTCAAACCTCAACGCTCGTCTCGCAAGGCTGAGCAACGTGCCGAGACTATCGAACAGATTCTCGACGCCGCCGAACAGTTGTTCGCCAAGAATGGCCTTTATGGCGTGACCTTGAAGGACGTCGCGCAGCGCGTCGGGGTCCACCACACGCTGCTTAATTACTATTTCTCGGACAAGAAGGCGCTATTCGACGCCGTGTTCGCGCGCCGCGCGGTGGTGACGAGCGAGCGTCGGATGAAAGCGCTCGATGAATATGAGGCGGCGAGCGGCGGCAAGCCGACCGTCGAGGGCGCGCTGCACGCGTTTCTCGATACCGATCTCGATCTTTATATCTCGGGCGGGGAGGGGTGGAAAAACTACGCCCAACTCACCGCGCAAGTCGCCAATACCCCAGAATGGGGCGCGAATTTGATGGATGAGCATTTCGATCCGGTCGTGCTGAGGCTGATCGGGTTGCTGCGGAAGGCGTTGCCCGACGGCGGTTCGCAGGACATTTTCTGGGGTTATCACTTCGTAACCGGCGCATTGATGCTGACGCTTGCCCGGACCGGCCGCATCGACAAATTATCTGGCGGCTTGAGTCATTCGGACGATTTCGTCGCGGTGAAGGAGCGGATGGCGAAATTCATGGCGGCGGGTTTCCGCGCGATCTGCGAATAG
- a CDS encoding MFS transporter, which translates to MAGAAAAAPETVATPARRWVVLAVLTFVYVLNFLDRQLLGILAKPIQDSLHITDGQLGLIGGLYFAFFYCFIAIPVGWLADRANRVTVLSVACAIWSAATACCGIAATYPQLVVARMAVGFGEAGGVPPSYALITDTFPPGRRGIAFGIYNLGPPIGAALGIAFGATIAALFDWRVAFVAIGIVGLVTAVLLRIFMREPARGALDGPVATALEQPAKAGFWETVRMFFTNPVLMLASLGSGATQFVTYGLGNFAVLFLIREKGMSLGEIAIWYALVMLIGMGSGMLVSGRVIDRFTRRSRVAYATAPAISLALAMPFYIAFVWAEQWPLALALLTVVNFFNYFYLSSSVALVQEEVRPDQRVLSGALLLLVMNFIGLGLGPTYVGAASDWFAARGVAHSLQASLYTLSPFYLIAIALFLWLARVLRAEGKTNA; encoded by the coding sequence ATGGCAGGCGCTGCCGCAGCCGCTCCGGAAACGGTCGCAACCCCCGCACGCCGCTGGGTGGTGCTTGCCGTCCTCACTTTTGTTTACGTGCTCAATTTCCTCGACCGGCAGTTGCTAGGCATTCTCGCCAAGCCGATTCAGGACTCGCTGCACATCACCGACGGGCAGCTTGGGCTGATCGGCGGGCTATACTTCGCCTTCTTCTATTGCTTCATCGCCATCCCGGTCGGCTGGCTGGCAGACCGTGCCAACCGCGTTACCGTCCTTTCCGTTGCCTGCGCGATCTGGAGCGCGGCGACCGCGTGCTGCGGAATCGCTGCTACCTACCCGCAGCTAGTCGTCGCGCGGATGGCGGTCGGCTTCGGCGAGGCGGGCGGCGTGCCCCCGTCTTACGCACTGATTACCGATACCTTCCCGCCGGGGCGGCGCGGCATCGCATTCGGCATCTACAATCTCGGGCCGCCGATCGGCGCGGCGCTGGGCATCGCTTTTGGCGCGACGATCGCCGCACTGTTCGACTGGCGCGTCGCCTTTGTCGCGATCGGCATCGTCGGGCTTGTCACTGCCGTGTTGCTGCGCATCTTCATGCGCGAACCCGCACGCGGCGCGCTTGATGGACCCGTCGCGACCGCCCTCGAACAGCCCGCAAAGGCCGGCTTCTGGGAAACGGTGCGGATGTTCTTCACCAATCCGGTGCTGATGCTTGCCTCGCTTGGCAGCGGCGCGACGCAATTCGTCACTTATGGCCTTGGCAATTTCGCGGTGCTGTTCCTGATCCGCGAAAAGGGCATGTCGCTGGGCGAGATCGCCATCTGGTACGCGCTCGTCATGCTGATCGGTATGGGCTCGGGAATGCTGGTTTCGGGCCGCGTGATCGATCGCTTCACCCGCCGTTCGCGCGTCGCTTATGCCACCGCACCGGCAATATCACTCGCGCTGGCGATGCCGTTCTACATCGCCTTCGTATGGGCTGAGCAATGGCCACTGGCGCTCGCGCTGCTCACGGTCGTCAACTTCTTCAACTATTTCTACCTCTCGTCATCGGTTGCGCTGGTGCAGGAGGAGGTTCGCCCCGACCAGCGCGTGCTTTCGGGCGCGCTGCTGCTGCTGGTGATGAACTTCATCGGGCTGGGCCTTGGCCCGACCTATGTCGGCGCGGCGAGCGACTGGTTCGCGGCGCGCGGCGTGGCGCATTCGCTCCAGGCCTCGCTCTACACGCTATCGCCATTCTATCTGATCGCGATCGCCCTGTTCCTGTGGCTGGCTCGCGTGCTGCGCGCCGAAGGAAAGACCAACGCATGA
- a CDS encoding carboxylesterase family protein, with protein sequence MIRFHHLLAFGVAALAGPVAAQTGPVVNAPSGAVRGSTEGDLRVFKGIPYAQPPVHALRWRAPVAMARWQDVRAATEFGAACIQPAVKAPNIYSGDPMPTSEDCLTLNIWGAGQCGQGAGARVDPRRRTDQRIEPRTDV encoded by the coding sequence ATGATCCGTTTTCATCATCTGCTCGCGTTCGGCGTCGCGGCACTGGCCGGCCCTGTCGCCGCGCAAACCGGCCCCGTAGTCAACGCGCCTTCGGGCGCCGTGCGCGGCAGCACGGAGGGCGATCTTCGCGTCTTCAAGGGCATTCCCTATGCCCAGCCGCCAGTCCACGCGCTGCGCTGGCGCGCGCCGGTCGCGATGGCGCGCTGGCAGGATGTGCGCGCCGCGACCGAGTTCGGCGCCGCCTGCATCCAGCCGGCCGTGAAGGCGCCCAACATCTATTCCGGCGATCCGATGCCTACGAGCGAGGATTGCCTCACGCTCAACATCTGGGGCGCCGGCCAATGCGGCCAAGGCGCCGGTGCTCGTGTGGATCCACGGCGGCGCACTGACCAGCGGATCGAGCCGCGAACCGATGTATGA
- a CDS encoding SDR family NAD(P)-dependent oxidoreductase, whose amino-acid sequence MSLTGNVAIVTGAGGGLGRAHALYLARQGARVVVNDLALDAAERVAAEIVESGGEAIAIAASVTDEAAIAALVNTVVTRWGRIDILVNNAGILRDKSFAKMTIDDFRLVVDVHLMGAAICSKAVWETMRAQNYGRIVMTTSSSGLYGNFGQANYGAAKMALVGLMQTLAIEGEKYNIRVNSLAPTAATQMTHGVLSDESLRLLDPALVSPGLLALVGQDAPTRAILCAGAGHFATAEVTLTPGLYVGHTEDAGDRLVTQWPEVSARDGAIVPAYGFTQAERELASAGLEQPVMAGR is encoded by the coding sequence ATGTCGCTGACTGGTAATGTGGCAATCGTGACGGGCGCCGGGGGCGGGCTCGGGCGGGCGCATGCGCTGTATCTTGCGCGCCAGGGTGCGCGGGTGGTCGTCAACGATCTCGCGCTGGATGCGGCAGAGCGGGTCGCGGCGGAAATCGTCGAAAGCGGCGGCGAGGCGATCGCGATCGCGGCATCCGTTACGGATGAGGCAGCGATTGCCGCATTGGTCAATACGGTCGTTACGCGCTGGGGGCGGATCGATATCCTCGTCAACAATGCCGGCATCCTGCGCGACAAGAGCTTCGCCAAGATGACGATCGATGATTTCCGGCTGGTGGTCGATGTCCATCTGATGGGGGCGGCGATTTGCAGCAAGGCGGTGTGGGAAACGATGCGGGCGCAGAATTACGGCCGCATCGTTATGACTACGTCGTCGTCGGGCCTGTACGGCAACTTTGGTCAGGCGAATTACGGCGCGGCGAAGATGGCGCTCGTCGGCCTGATGCAGACGCTGGCGATCGAGGGTGAGAAATATAACATCCGCGTGAACTCGCTTGCACCGACAGCCGCGACGCAGATGACGCATGGTGTGCTTTCGGACGAGAGCCTGCGGTTGCTTGATCCGGCGCTGGTCAGTCCGGGGCTGCTCGCCTTGGTCGGGCAGGACGCGCCGACGCGTGCGATCCTGTGCGCCGGTGCGGGGCATTTCGCGACGGCCGAGGTGACGCTGACGCCCGGCCTCTATGTCGGCCATACCGAGGATGCGGGCGACAGGCTCGTCACGCAATGGCCCGAGGTGTCGGCGCGCGATGGCGCGATCGTGCCGGCTTACGGCTTCACCCAGGCGGAGCGTGAGCTTGCCAGCGCGGGGCTGGAGCAGCCGGTGATGGCGGGGCGCTGA
- a CDS encoding carboxylesterase family protein, whose product MLVWIHGGALTSGSSREPMYDGRKLAERGVIVVSINYRLGVLGYLAHPELSKESPQRVSGNYGLLDQIAALGWVRHNIEAFGGDPGNVTIMGESAGGLSVMYLLESPLARGLFHKAIAQSAYMISTPELKRIAFGVPSGEAMGQMLGGGLQAPSLAALRGLDGQAVTEAAAKMGFIPLGTVDGMVLPQQMVSAFDEGKQAPVPLMAGFNQGEIRSLMALAPKAPDSAAAYEAAIRDRYGELADAFLRLYPASDYEESILATTRDGLYSWTAERLARKQTALGQPAYLYLFDHGYPAMDEAGLHAFHASELPYLFGTMDRTPPRWPRIPSDAREQALSDALADYWTSFARTGQPVARDTAEWSAYGTAGNYMHFAGAPQPATGLMPGMYALNEEVMCRRKATGKIGWNWNVGLAAPKLPPKAPGCGD is encoded by the coding sequence GTGCTCGTGTGGATCCACGGCGGCGCACTGACCAGCGGATCGAGCCGCGAACCGATGTATGACGGGCGCAAGCTCGCCGAGCGCGGCGTGATCGTCGTATCGATCAACTATCGCCTTGGCGTGCTCGGCTATCTCGCCCATCCCGAGTTGAGCAAGGAATCGCCGCAGCGCGTTTCCGGCAATTACGGGCTGCTGGACCAGATCGCCGCGCTCGGCTGGGTGCGCCATAATATCGAGGCGTTCGGGGGCGATCCCGGCAACGTGACGATCATGGGCGAATCCGCCGGCGGCCTGAGCGTGATGTACCTGCTCGAATCGCCGCTGGCGCGCGGGCTGTTCCACAAGGCGATCGCGCAAAGCGCCTATATGATCTCCACCCCCGAGCTTAAGCGCATCGCCTTCGGCGTGCCGTCTGGCGAGGCGATGGGCCAGATGCTGGGGGGCGGGCTGCAAGCACCCAGTCTGGCGGCGCTGCGCGGGCTGGACGGACAGGCCGTTACCGAAGCCGCCGCGAAGATGGGCTTTATCCCGCTCGGCACCGTCGATGGAATGGTGCTGCCGCAACAGATGGTCTCCGCGTTCGACGAGGGGAAGCAGGCGCCTGTGCCGCTGATGGCCGGTTTCAATCAGGGCGAAATCCGCTCGCTCATGGCGCTTGCCCCCAAGGCGCCCGACAGCGCGGCTGCTTATGAGGCAGCGATCCGCGATCGTTACGGCGAACTCGCCGATGCGTTCCTGCGGCTTTACCCAGCGAGCGATTACGAGGAGAGCATTCTCGCGACGACGCGCGACGGGCTCTACAGCTGGACGGCGGAACGGCTGGCGCGCAAGCAGACGGCGCTTGGCCAGCCTGCCTATCTCTACCTGTTCGATCACGGCTATCCCGCGATGGACGAGGCTGGATTGCATGCATTCCACGCCAGCGAATTGCCGTATCTCTTCGGCACGATGGATCGCACCCCGCCACGCTGGCCGCGCATTCCAAGCGACGCACGCGAACAGGCGCTTTCCGATGCGTTGGCGGATTACTGGACGAGCTTCGCGCGCACGGGGCAGCCCGTGGCGCGCGACACGGCGGAATGGTCCGCTTATGGAACAGCAGGCAATTACATGCACTTCGCCGGAGCGCCGCAACCGGCGACCGGGCTGATGCCGGGCATGTACGCGCTCAACGAGGAAGTGATGTGCCGCCGTAAGGCGACCGGCAAGATCGGCTGGAACTGGAACGTCGGGCTGGCCGCGCCGAAGCTGCCGCCAAAAGCGCCCGGTTGCGGCGACTAA
- a CDS encoding CsbD family protein, with the protein MGEFKDKAKGLANEAVGKTKEAIGKATGDHKLEAEGIAQNAKGHVQKGIGDAKGEVKKHL; encoded by the coding sequence ATGGGTGAGTTCAAGGACAAGGCCAAGGGCCTCGCCAACGAAGCGGTTGGCAAGACCAAGGAAGCCATCGGAAAGGCAACCGGCGATCACAAGCTTGAGGCGGAGGGCATTGCGCAAAATGCGAAGGGCCATGTCCAGAAGGGCATCGGTGACGCAAAAGGCGAGGTGAAGAAACATCTCTGA